A portion of the Faecalibacterium sp. I3-3-89 genome contains these proteins:
- a CDS encoding DeoR/GlpR family DNA-binding transcription regulator produces the protein MLAEERLARIMKLLSQQRTATVQELCEALDASESTIRRDLNELDRMGKVNKVHGGATLPDSQFLADEPTMAAKEALAVAQKKCIAKAAAALITAEDFVFLDAGSTTLALVRELNGPALDARYVTNGVAHARTLAQKGCKVFLLGGLLRPETEAIIGAAALYSLQQYNFTKAFLGANGVALDAGFTTPDPEEAAVKATAVRRAREAWFLVDDSKFARVYPAVIAELSGGAILTNHCPNPKYRQFTLIKEAAE, from the coding sequence ATGTTGGCAGAAGAGAGGCTGGCCCGCATCATGAAGCTTCTGAGCCAGCAGCGCACCGCGACGGTGCAGGAGCTTTGCGAGGCGCTGGATGCCAGCGAATCCACCATCCGCCGCGACCTGAACGAGCTGGACCGGATGGGCAAGGTGAACAAGGTGCACGGCGGTGCGACGCTGCCCGACAGCCAGTTCCTCGCCGACGAGCCGACGATGGCCGCGAAGGAAGCGCTGGCCGTCGCCCAGAAAAAGTGCATCGCCAAGGCGGCTGCGGCCCTCATCACCGCAGAGGACTTCGTCTTTCTGGATGCAGGCAGCACCACGCTGGCCCTCGTCCGGGAGCTGAACGGCCCGGCGCTGGATGCCCGGTACGTCACCAACGGCGTGGCCCACGCCCGGACGCTGGCCCAGAAGGGCTGCAAGGTCTTTCTGCTGGGCGGGCTGCTGCGGCCTGAGACAGAGGCCATCATCGGCGCTGCGGCCCTTTACAGCCTGCAGCAGTACAACTTCACGAAGGCCTTTCTGGGGGCCAACGGTGTGGCGCTGGACGCCGGATTCACCACCCCCGACCCCGAAGAGGCGGCGGTCAAGGCCACGGCGGTGCGGCGGGCCAGAGAAGCGTGGTTCCTTGTGGATGACTCCAAGTTCGCCCGCGTCTACCCGGCGGTCATCGCCGAGCTTTCCGGCGGCGCGATCCTGACGAACCATTGTCCGAATCCAAAATACAGACAATTCACTCTGATAAAGGAGGCAGCAGAATGA
- a CDS encoding DUF1653 domain-containing protein: protein MYQFQYDIRPGRYRHFKGNEYQVLGMARHSETEEEMVVYRPLYGEGGLWVRPAAMWAEVVERDGRRQPRFAYIGE from the coding sequence ATGTACCAGTTCCAATACGACATCCGCCCGGGCCGCTACCGGCACTTCAAGGGCAACGAGTATCAGGTCCTCGGGATGGCCCGCCACAGCGAGACCGAGGAGGAGATGGTGGTCTACCGTCCCCTGTACGGTGAGGGCGGGCTTTGGGTGCGCCCGGCGGCCATGTGGGCCGAGGTGGTGGAGCGGGATGGCAGACGTCAGCCGCGCTTTGCCTATATCGGCGAGTGA
- a CDS encoding SGNH/GDSL hydrolase family protein: MNKRFASLAVSALLLVSMFSVPALAEGADAAADTAAASDDHVIVTLNPEAALQPETPADAEASATETAKADPDPSATEAAVSEEKEDKQLTYVALGDSICAGVGLADVQYSARAGYSVDMVPNFKGYSPDCYVGKVAETLGLDRDHAINLGLPALTAPDLADMIQYGKMPQMNMASGCEYNYPEFQDYIRKADVISVQIGSNDAFVPCIVGLGNATNWKSEKLAATILAGDLRSEGSGSTMSTIYRSIKDMKLTKAETDATWNLFFSGMSKICDETYPKTSAALISIVQEIRKLNPDAQIILIGYTNPVPLIPCWRSYFSKLNKFEKQIAKTYDLTYVAIPNTETTLDVHPTIKGHAYIANKLVNAIENP; encoded by the coding sequence ATGAACAAGCGTTTTGCAAGTCTGGCCGTCTCCGCCCTGCTGCTGGTGTCGATGTTCAGCGTCCCCGCACTGGCTGAGGGCGCTGACGCAGCCGCCGATACCGCTGCCGCCAGCGATGACCACGTTATCGTTACCCTGAATCCGGAAGCTGCCCTGCAGCCCGAGACCCCGGCAGACGCCGAGGCCTCTGCCACTGAGACGGCCAAGGCCGACCCGGACCCCTCTGCCACCGAAGCTGCGGTCTCTGAAGAAAAAGAGGATAAGCAGCTCACCTACGTCGCACTGGGCGACAGCATCTGCGCCGGCGTCGGTCTGGCCGATGTCCAGTACAGCGCACGCGCTGGCTACAGCGTCGATATGGTCCCCAACTTCAAAGGCTACTCCCCCGACTGCTACGTCGGCAAGGTGGCGGAGACGCTCGGCCTCGACCGTGACCACGCCATCAACCTCGGTCTGCCGGCCCTGACGGCCCCCGACCTCGCGGATATGATCCAGTATGGCAAGATGCCGCAGATGAATATGGCCTCCGGCTGCGAGTACAACTACCCGGAGTTTCAGGATTACATCCGCAAGGCCGACGTCATCTCGGTCCAGATCGGCTCCAACGACGCTTTCGTCCCCTGCATCGTGGGTCTGGGCAACGCCACCAACTGGAAGAGCGAGAAGCTGGCCGCCACCATTCTGGCCGGTGATCTGCGCAGCGAAGGCTCCGGTTCCACCATGTCCACCATCTACCGCAGCATCAAGGACATGAAGCTGACCAAGGCAGAGACGGACGCCACATGGAACCTCTTCTTCTCCGGCATGAGCAAGATCTGTGACGAGACTTACCCCAAGACCTCCGCCGCCCTCATCTCCATCGTGCAGGAGATCCGCAAGCTGAACCCGGACGCGCAGATCATTCTCATCGGCTACACCAACCCCGTGCCTCTCATCCCCTGCTGGCGCAGCTACTTCAGCAAGCTGAACAAGTTTGAGAAGCAGATCGCAAAGACTTACGACCTGACCTATGTGGCCATCCCCAACACCGAGACCACCCTTGACGTGCATCCCACCATCAAGGGCCATGCCTACATCGCAAACAAGCTCGTGAACGCCATCGAGAATCCGTAA
- a CDS encoding DUF4358 domain-containing protein encodes MKRIIACLMAGILMLALVGCGTSGSSSAAAKKDYTQILHDARSDEDNEYLMIFTKGEDGKFTAQYGYSAEYEADQLSDEVANMMMPLLGLEDGMYDDFAASVSGMMVSVYGVAIVKPAEGRTQDVVDAMDAYVQSQQKAMERYLEDQYEIASAARVVTVPTGEVVMVCCEDSDTVLENIKKALAA; translated from the coding sequence ATGAAACGTATCATTGCTTGTCTGATGGCCGGTATCCTGATGCTGGCTCTGGTGGGCTGCGGCACGTCCGGCAGCTCTTCTGCGGCCGCAAAGAAGGACTATACCCAGATCCTCCACGACGCCCGCAGTGACGAGGACAACGAGTATCTGATGATCTTCACCAAGGGAGAAGACGGCAAGTTCACCGCCCAGTACGGCTACAGCGCCGAATACGAGGCTGACCAGCTCTCCGATGAGGTGGCCAACATGATGATGCCCCTGCTGGGCCTCGAGGACGGTATGTACGACGACTTTGCCGCCTCCGTCTCCGGCATGATGGTCAGCGTCTACGGCGTGGCCATCGTCAAGCCCGCAGAGGGCAGGACGCAGGACGTCGTCGATGCGATGGATGCCTACGTCCAGAGCCAGCAGAAGGCGATGGAGCGGTATCTGGAGGACCAGTACGAGATCGCCAGCGCAGCCCGGGTCGTGACCGTCCCCACCGGTGAGGTGGTCATGGTCTGCTGCGAGGACAGCGACACCGTCCTCGAAAACATCAAAAAAGCTCTGGCTGCATAA
- the uvrC gene encoding excinuclease ABC subunit UvrC, translating into MTKAELYQKACMLPLLPGVYIIRDKSDTIIYIGKAKRLRIRVSQYFREGVPHDNKVSQMIAHAYAFDVIVCQSEFEALVLEASQIKAHTPKYNILLKDDKGYSYIKVTKDEWPRLSFTLQKEDDGAEYIGPYTSSFAARQMAETAMDAFLLPRCNRRFPQEIGRGRPCLNAHIGKCMAVCSGKISCENYNEAVKSAVHLIRYGKKDILKLLSERMQEASDRLEFETAALIRDQIAAITKVTAGQKVVVDPDVEMDVVALAGTPGSVCAAVLRFREGRLTDKREFLFHDTADIPAVREEFLPRYYLDDEQIPKVIAVDELPPDADALQQALSEKRGSEVQLYVPQRGDKAHLVEMAHTNAVERLARESGRYAREEKLLDEMAQVLGLPKPPRTIESYDISNWGDGTSVCGMVTFRDGKPYKAGYRKFRMKTVAGTDDYASLAETVSRRAAEYEKYSGMAANGEPSSNYFGQKPDLLLMDGGRGQVSAAKAALAGTALADVPLYGMVKDDHHRTRAIVDSEGREIAINMNRGTFTFITAIQDETHRFANAYRRQQMNKKSYSSTLTEVPGVGPKTAKALMAQFKSVGAVKEATPDQLENTPGVGRQMAQTIYEYFHPQG; encoded by the coding sequence ATGACCAAGGCGGAGTTATACCAAAAGGCGTGTATGCTGCCGCTTTTGCCCGGAGTATATATCATCCGGGACAAAAGCGACACCATCATCTATATTGGCAAGGCCAAGCGCCTGCGCATCCGGGTGAGCCAGTATTTCCGGGAGGGCGTGCCCCACGACAACAAGGTCAGCCAGATGATCGCCCACGCCTACGCCTTTGATGTCATCGTCTGCCAGAGCGAGTTTGAGGCGCTGGTGCTGGAAGCCAGTCAGATCAAGGCCCACACCCCCAAGTACAATATCCTGCTCAAGGACGATAAGGGCTACAGCTATATCAAGGTGACGAAGGACGAGTGGCCCCGCCTCTCGTTTACCCTCCAGAAGGAGGACGACGGCGCGGAGTATATCGGCCCCTACACCTCGAGCTTTGCGGCCCGGCAGATGGCCGAGACGGCGATGGACGCTTTCCTGCTGCCCCGGTGCAACCGGCGGTTCCCGCAGGAGATCGGCCGGGGACGCCCCTGTCTGAACGCCCACATCGGAAAATGCATGGCTGTGTGCAGCGGAAAGATCAGCTGCGAGAACTACAACGAGGCCGTCAAAAGCGCCGTCCACCTCATCCGTTACGGCAAGAAGGACATCCTGAAGCTTCTCAGCGAGCGGATGCAGGAGGCCTCCGACCGGCTGGAATTTGAGACAGCAGCCCTCATCCGCGACCAGATCGCCGCCATCACCAAGGTGACGGCGGGGCAGAAGGTCGTGGTGGACCCCGACGTGGAGATGGACGTGGTGGCGCTGGCGGGCACGCCCGGCAGCGTCTGTGCAGCCGTTCTCCGGTTCCGGGAGGGACGGCTGACGGACAAGAGGGAGTTCCTTTTCCACGATACCGCCGACATCCCGGCGGTGCGGGAGGAGTTCCTGCCCCGGTACTACCTTGACGACGAGCAGATCCCGAAGGTCATCGCCGTGGACGAGCTGCCGCCGGACGCCGACGCCCTGCAGCAGGCCCTCAGCGAAAAGCGGGGCAGCGAGGTGCAGCTTTACGTCCCCCAGCGGGGCGATAAGGCGCATCTGGTCGAGATGGCCCACACCAACGCCGTCGAGCGTCTGGCCCGGGAGAGCGGCCGCTATGCCCGGGAGGAAAAGCTTCTGGACGAGATGGCGCAGGTGCTGGGCCTGCCGAAGCCTCCCCGCACCATCGAGAGCTACGACATTTCCAACTGGGGCGACGGCACCAGCGTCTGCGGCATGGTCACATTCCGGGACGGCAAGCCCTATAAGGCGGGCTACCGGAAGTTTCGGATGAAGACGGTGGCCGGTACGGACGACTACGCCTCGCTGGCCGAGACCGTCTCCCGCCGTGCGGCTGAATACGAAAAATACTCCGGAATGGCCGCGAATGGCGAACCCAGCAGCAACTATTTCGGCCAGAAGCCGGACCTGCTTCTGATGGACGGCGGCAGGGGACAGGTGAGCGCCGCCAAAGCCGCTCTTGCCGGGACCGCGCTGGCGGATGTGCCGCTCTATGGCATGGTGAAGGACGACCACCACCGCACCCGCGCCATCGTGGACAGCGAGGGCCGGGAGATCGCCATCAACATGAACCGGGGGACGTTTACCTTCATCACGGCCATTCAGGACGAGACGCACCGCTTTGCCAATGCGTACCGCAGGCAGCAGATGAACAAAAAGAGCTATTCGTCCACCCTTACCGAGGTGCCGGGCGTCGGCCCCAAGACGGCCAAGGCCCTGATGGCCCAGTTCAAGAGCGTGGGAGCCGTAAAAGAGGCGACCCCCGACCAGCTGGAGAACACCCCCGGCGTGGGGCGGCAGATGGCCCAGACCATTTACGAATATTTCCACCCGCAGGGGTGA
- a CDS encoding C69 family dipeptidase: MACTTILVGKKASYDGSTMIARNDDSGSGHFTAKKFVVVQPEEHPAVYRSVLSHVEIPLPGNALRMTAMPNAVEGKGIWAASGVNAANVGMTATETITSNPRVLGADPLVVYQPAQDGQPEVPGGIGEEDIVYLVLPYIHSAREGVLRLGRLLEEYGTYEMNGIAFQDVDEIWWLETIGGHHWMARRVPDDAYVVMPNQLGIDAFDLEDAFGAQENYLCSSDLREFIRDNHLDLSLDGCLNPRDAFGSHDDADHVYNTPRAWFMLRHLNPNTWVWDGPAADYGPQSDDLPWCMVPERKLTPEDVKYVLSSHYQGTPFDPYASYGDKSMKGAYRSIGINRNDFMALIQMRPDLPEDIRAVEWIAYASNAFNTMVPFYTNVERTPAYLACTTGEVSTDSFYWVSRMIAAMADASYAKSLIHVERYEEGVLSASRALLNQYDRKISAAEEGQRAALREEANTAIAAELKKRAADTLDKVLFELSSGMKNAYARSDA; this comes from the coding sequence ATGGCTTGTACTACCATCCTTGTGGGCAAAAAAGCCTCGTATGACGGCTCGACCATGATCGCCCGGAACGACGATTCCGGCTCCGGCCACTTCACTGCGAAAAAGTTCGTCGTCGTCCAGCCGGAAGAGCATCCGGCTGTCTACAGATCCGTCCTCTCCCATGTGGAGATCCCCCTGCCGGGCAATGCCCTGCGGATGACCGCAATGCCCAACGCCGTGGAGGGCAAGGGCATCTGGGCCGCTTCGGGCGTCAACGCCGCCAACGTGGGCATGACGGCCACCGAGACCATCACCTCCAACCCCCGGGTGCTGGGCGCGGACCCGCTGGTGGTCTACCAGCCCGCGCAGGACGGTCAGCCGGAAGTGCCCGGCGGCATCGGCGAGGAGGACATCGTCTACCTCGTCCTGCCCTACATCCACTCTGCCCGGGAGGGCGTGCTTCGTCTGGGCAGACTGCTGGAGGAGTACGGCACCTATGAGATGAACGGCATCGCCTTTCAGGACGTGGACGAGATCTGGTGGCTCGAGACCATCGGCGGCCACCACTGGATGGCCCGCCGGGTGCCGGACGACGCCTATGTGGTCATGCCGAACCAGCTGGGCATCGACGCCTTCGACCTCGAGGACGCTTTCGGCGCACAGGAAAACTATCTCTGCTCGTCCGACCTGCGGGAGTTCATCCGGGACAACCACCTCGACCTTTCGCTGGACGGCTGCCTGAACCCCCGGGACGCTTTCGGCAGCCACGACGACGCCGACCACGTCTACAACACCCCCCGGGCATGGTTCATGCTTCGCCACCTCAACCCGAATACATGGGTCTGGGACGGCCCTGCCGCCGACTACGGTCCCCAGTCGGACGACCTGCCCTGGTGCATGGTGCCGGAGCGGAAGCTGACCCCGGAGGACGTGAAGTATGTGCTGTCCTCCCACTATCAGGGCACTCCCTTCGACCCCTACGCCAGCTATGGCGACAAGAGCATGAAGGGCGCTTACCGCTCCATCGGCATCAACCGCAACGACTTCATGGCCCTCATCCAGATGCGGCCTGACCTGCCCGAGGACATCCGTGCGGTGGAGTGGATCGCCTACGCATCCAACGCCTTCAACACCATGGTGCCCTTCTACACCAACGTGGAGCGTACCCCGGCCTACCTCGCCTGCACCACCGGCGAGGTCTCCACCGACAGCTTCTACTGGGTGAGCCGGATGATCGCCGCCATGGCCGATGCCTCCTATGCCAAGAGCCTCATCCATGTGGAGCGGTACGAGGAGGGCGTCCTTTCCGCCAGCCGTGCCCTGCTGAACCAGTACGACAGAAAGATCTCTGCCGCCGAGGAGGGCCAGCGTGCCGCCCTGCGGGAGGAGGCCAACACCGCCATCGCCGCCGAGCTGAAGAAGCGTGCCGCCGATACGCTGGACAAGGTCCTCTTTGAGCTGAGCAGCGGCATGAAGAACGCCTACGCCCGTTCGGACGCTTGA
- a CDS encoding Lrp/AsnC family transcriptional regulator produces MDDLDRKILALLAKNARMPVKEIAEKVALTSPAVSSRIHKLETDGIISGYTVMLNRPADRVYVDALISLSVAPSQRDELVELMQNSKEVLQCYHVTGAYTFLIKVSCGSMPQLEHLILQFQKLGTTSTQIILSTPVNHGDLEAMML; encoded by the coding sequence ATGGACGATTTGGACCGCAAGATTCTCGCCCTCCTCGCAAAGAATGCCCGTATGCCGGTGAAGGAGATCGCCGAAAAGGTGGCACTGACCAGCCCCGCCGTCTCCAGCCGCATCCATAAGCTGGAAACAGACGGCATCATCAGCGGCTACACCGTGATGCTCAACCGCCCCGCCGACCGGGTCTATGTGGACGCCCTCATCAGCCTGTCGGTGGCCCCGTCCCAGCGCGACGAGCTGGTGGAGCTGATGCAGAACAGCAAGGAGGTGCTGCAGTGCTACCACGTCACGGGCGCTTACACCTTCCTCATCAAGGTGAGCTGCGGCAGTATGCCTCAGCTGGAGCACCTGATCTTGCAGTTCCAGAAACTGGGAACGACCAGCACCCAGATCATCCTCTCGACGCCCGTGAACCACGGCGACCTTGAGGCCATGATGCTCTGA
- a CDS encoding HPr family phosphocarrier protein gives MYVKEVTVENQVGLHARPATFFIQKANEFKSSIWVEKEERRVNAKSLLGVLSLGIVGGTTIRIIADGADEQAAVDGLIKLVESGFAE, from the coding sequence ATGTACGTCAAAGAAGTTACCGTTGAAAATCAGGTTGGTCTGCACGCCCGTCCGGCAACCTTCTTTATTCAGAAGGCCAATGAGTTCAAGTCTTCCATCTGGGTCGAGAAGGAAGAGCGCCGCGTGAACGCTAAGAGCCTTCTGGGCGTCCTGTCTCTGGGCATCGTGGGCGGCACCACCATCCGCATCATCGCCGATGGCGCCGACGAGCAGGCTGCTGTCGATGGCCTCATCAAGCTGGTCGAGTCCGGCTTTGCAGAGTAA
- the pfkB gene encoding 1-phosphofructokinase has product MIYTVTFNPAIDYVVRLDRPLEVGEVNRAKGEDCVLGGKGINVSGVLAELGCRSTALGFVAGETGAWLERGLAAQGITTDFIHLAQGMTRINVKIKAGQETELNGAGPDIPESAMEQLEAQLDQLAEGDILILAGSIPSSLPQTTYERLLARLEGHGVHTVVDATRDLLVNVLQYHPFLIKPNNHELGEIVGRTLTTDADITAAARTLQEKGARNVLVSMAGDGALLLDEKGEVHRIGTPKGRVVNSVGAGDSMVAGFVAGYLRSGSYREALRLGTACGSATAFSLGLAKKEMIDALLATI; this is encoded by the coding sequence ATGATCTACACGGTAACATTCAACCCGGCCATCGACTATGTCGTGCGGCTGGATAGGCCGCTGGAGGTAGGCGAGGTGAACCGCGCCAAGGGCGAGGACTGCGTGCTGGGCGGCAAGGGCATCAATGTGTCCGGCGTGCTGGCCGAGCTGGGATGCCGGAGCACGGCGCTGGGCTTTGTGGCCGGTGAGACGGGGGCATGGCTCGAGCGGGGCTTGGCCGCGCAGGGCATCACCACCGACTTCATCCATCTCGCGCAGGGCATGACGCGCATCAATGTCAAGATCAAGGCCGGGCAGGAGACCGAGCTGAACGGTGCAGGCCCCGACATCCCCGAGAGCGCGATGGAGCAGCTGGAAGCCCAGCTCGACCAGCTGGCAGAGGGAGACATCCTCATTCTGGCGGGCAGCATCCCGTCCAGCCTGCCCCAGACCACCTACGAGCGTCTGCTGGCCCGTCTGGAAGGCCACGGCGTCCACACGGTGGTGGACGCCACCCGCGACCTGCTGGTGAACGTATTGCAGTATCACCCCTTCCTCATCAAGCCCAACAACCACGAGCTGGGCGAGATCGTGGGGCGCACCCTCACCACCGACGCCGACATCACCGCTGCTGCCCGCACATTACAGGAAAAGGGCGCACGGAACGTGCTGGTGAGCATGGCCGGGGATGGCGCGCTCCTGCTGGACGAGAAGGGCGAAGTCCACCGCATCGGCACCCCCAAGGGCAGGGTGGTCAACAGCGTGGGCGCAGGCGACAGCATGGTGGCCGGCTTTGTGGCGGGCTACCTGCGCAGCGGCAGCTATCGGGAGGCCCTCCGGCTGGGCACTGCCTGCGGCAGCGCCACCGCATTCAGCCTCGGGCTGGCAAAAAAGGAAATGATCGACGCCCTGTTGGCGACGATTTAA
- a CDS encoding PTS fructose transporter subunit IIABC: MRITELFTAQSIALDEAQQDRSQIIDRLVELQATHGNIKDKEAYKKGLYAREDEGSTYVDNGITVPHAKCDCVTRPSLAALRLSTPVQYNAEDDGKTDLLFAIAAPQNGSLHVDMLARMMQMLMNEDFVEKLRTAKTPADFLAAIDAQEEEQFGDESFTDQEVNVGYRVLAVTACVNGIAHTYMAAEALNKAGAKMGVPIKVETNGSDGAKNILTKDEIANCDGIIVAAEKKIETARFDGKPVLFTRVDDGIHKPEELIRKITSGEVPAFHAEGGAQAAEDASATDSFGRSLYKNLMNGVSHMLPFVVGGGIMIALAFLLDDYSIDPANFGMNTPLAAFFKTVGSAAFSYMLPILAGFIAMSIADRPGLAVGFAGGVLAMNGTNFAGIAAGETTGVSGGFLAALLAGFVAGYVVEFLKKITEKLPASLNGIRPMLIYPLGGILIVGAVMCGINPVMGMINTAVTNWLNAMGGTSKVLLGAIVAGMMSIDMGGPFNKAAYVFGTAALASGNYEVMAAVMVGGMVPPIAIALSTTFCPKKWTADERRNGIVNYVMGLCFVTEGAIPYAAADPLRVLPSCVIGAALSGALSMTFGCALRAPHGGIFVFPVVDHAVMYCVALAIGSVVGAVILSLLKKNRTEE; this comes from the coding sequence ATGCGAATCACGGAATTGTTTACGGCACAGTCCATCGCACTGGACGAGGCCCAGCAGGACCGCAGCCAGATCATCGACCGTCTGGTGGAACTGCAGGCGACCCATGGCAACATCAAGGATAAGGAGGCCTACAAAAAGGGCCTCTACGCCCGCGAGGACGAAGGCTCGACCTATGTGGACAACGGCATCACCGTCCCCCACGCCAAGTGCGACTGCGTCACCCGGCCCAGCCTTGCGGCCCTCCGCCTGAGCACCCCGGTGCAGTACAACGCCGAGGACGACGGCAAGACCGACCTGCTGTTCGCCATCGCAGCGCCCCAGAATGGCAGCCTCCACGTCGATATGCTGGCCCGCATGATGCAGATGCTCATGAATGAGGACTTCGTGGAGAAGCTGCGCACCGCCAAGACCCCGGCGGACTTCCTCGCCGCCATCGACGCGCAGGAGGAAGAGCAGTTCGGCGATGAGAGCTTCACCGATCAGGAGGTCAATGTGGGCTACCGGGTGCTGGCTGTCACCGCCTGCGTCAACGGCATCGCCCACACCTACATGGCCGCTGAGGCCCTGAACAAGGCTGGCGCAAAGATGGGCGTGCCCATCAAGGTGGAGACCAACGGCTCCGACGGCGCAAAGAACATCCTGACCAAGGACGAGATCGCCAACTGCGACGGCATCATCGTGGCGGCGGAAAAGAAGATCGAGACGGCCCGCTTCGACGGCAAGCCCGTCCTCTTCACCCGGGTGGATGACGGCATCCACAAGCCCGAGGAGCTTATCCGGAAGATCACCTCCGGCGAAGTCCCCGCTTTCCACGCAGAGGGCGGCGCACAGGCCGCAGAGGACGCCTCTGCCACCGACAGCTTCGGCCGCAGCCTCTACAAGAACCTGATGAACGGCGTCTCCCATATGCTGCCCTTCGTGGTGGGCGGCGGTATCATGATCGCGCTGGCCTTCCTACTGGACGATTACAGCATCGACCCCGCAAACTTCGGCATGAACACCCCGCTGGCCGCCTTCTTCAAGACGGTGGGCAGCGCAGCCTTCAGCTATATGCTTCCCATTCTGGCGGGCTTCATCGCCATGTCCATCGCCGACCGTCCGGGTCTGGCCGTCGGCTTCGCAGGCGGCGTGCTGGCCATGAACGGCACCAACTTCGCCGGCATCGCTGCCGGTGAGACCACCGGCGTCTCCGGCGGCTTCCTCGCCGCCCTGCTGGCCGGCTTCGTGGCCGGTTATGTGGTGGAGTTCCTCAAGAAGATCACCGAGAAGCTCCCCGCCAGCCTCAACGGCATCCGTCCCATGCTCATCTACCCGCTGGGCGGCATCCTCATCGTGGGCGCGGTCATGTGCGGCATCAACCCCGTCATGGGCATGATCAACACCGCTGTGACCAACTGGCTGAACGCCATGGGCGGCACCTCCAAGGTCCTGCTGGGTGCGATCGTGGCCGGTATGATGAGCATCGACATGGGCGGTCCCTTCAACAAAGCAGCTTACGTCTTCGGCACCGCAGCCCTCGCCTCCGGCAACTATGAGGTCATGGCCGCTGTTATGGTGGGCGGCATGGTGCCTCCCATCGCCATCGCCCTCTCCACCACCTTCTGCCCCAAGAAGTGGACGGCCGATGAGCGCCGCAACGGCATCGTGAACTACGTCATGGGCCTCTGCTTCGTCACGGAGGGTGCGATCCCCTACGCCGCTGCCGACCCGCTGCGCGTCCTGCCCAGCTGCGTCATCGGTGCAGCCCTCTCCGGTGCCCTGTCCATGACCTTCGGCTGCGCCCTCCGCGCTCCTCATGGCGGCATCTTCGTCTTCCCGGTGGTGGACCATGCGGTGATGTACTGTGTGGCTCTGGCCATCGGCAGCGTCGTGGGCGCGGTCATCCTGAGCCTGCTCAAGAAAAACCGCACCGAGGAGTAA